The Bombus terrestris chromosome 4, iyBomTerr1.2, whole genome shotgun sequence genome has a window encoding:
- the LOC100644881 gene encoding protein lap4 isoform X8 has protein sequence MFRCIPIFKGCNRQVEYIDKRHCSLPCVPDDILRYSRSLEELLLDANHIRDLPKNFFRLQKLRKLGLSDNEIHRLPPDIQNFENLVELDVSRNDIPDIPENIKNLRALQVADFSSNPIPRLPAGFVQLRNLTVLGLNDMSLTNLPPDFGSLEALQSLELRENLLKSLPESLSQLYKLERLDLGDNDIEVLPAHIGKLPALQELWLDHNQLQHLPPEIGELKTLACLDVSENRLEDLPEEIGGLESLTDLHLSQNVIEKLPDGLGELQKLTILKVDQNRLSTLNSNIGRCENLQELILTENFLLELPVTIGKLHNLNNLNVDRNSLQSLPTEIGNLKQLGVLSLRDNKLQYLPIEVGQCTALHVLDVSGNRLQYLPYSLINLNLKAVWLSKNQAQPMLTFQTDVDEETGQEVLICFLLPQLEIHPDDSGRIGMLGGMRNVVQDGEIRELGSSDDEGWQEKEASRTHSVKFTDEPPETDKETPFVRQNTPHPKELKAKAHKLFSKGKNDSRSASTDEQDVSQTFGLDKTETDISTKSNDLTTETIEQESLQPESIENAQKETIPGIVADNADFQSSNEPEIVSNQYITESNADVRTEGSISESKDINDKDEEESENEETQRHVEFSIVDGTDYDGSGDSNRPNRLHRRDTPHHLKNKRIHTAIDKEKVASIIAQALTKKNDEISTSTSAPAEPTENFDAQSQGAISDAEPTIEVREEQYEIHIERTTGGLGLSIAGGIGSTPFKGDDEGIFISRVTEGGPADLAGLKVEDKVLSVNGVSVVNVGHYDAVEVLKACGRVLVLVVQREVTRIVPPYEQVSSRKDSACSSLSTSRAPSATSHVSSTGLPHNLENGDALPHDAIKSKKIPEPISSTKAGNEPMVSVLVHTTLIRDQNGLGFSIAGGEGSPPFKDNSDAIYISRITDGGVAQKDGKLLVGDKVISINGVEMRGAKHEQAVALLTGLERFVRLVVEREIPLSQANVATVVTPSEKSPRVIGAPRPYTGLYNANSYIANRPGYTGYRRSIDADRTLSPSPTSKTPPPMKIETTELPKMNGVTESGNIKNVSSISPSPTNSQPHPQPAPRHSISQPTITPTTTTSSTPTSSTEPRSTSPQEDIQVPKPITNEEFQAMIPAHFLRPPTSSPSPDSHQGPIVTVTIKQPDNLPGDVNFPPAPTTLGKVTETITKSTLTETVVTRVTENQLVPPVIIEDVILVKEGSLGFSIIGGTDHSCTPFGAKEPGIFISHVVPGGIAAKSGKLRMGDRILKVNGTDVTKATHQEAVMELLRPGDQIVLTVQHDPLPENYQLVEIEYIPVTELVITKEPGEKLGMHIKGGLRGQKGNPLDHTDEGVFISKINSGGAAKRDGRLKVGMRLLEVNGTSLLGATHQEAVNILRCSGNTITLVVCKGYDKSEIEPVLPLSDGRDSKESRTSKELKDPATEGTKSLSQSISSLDRDDEEAATLRQEQEMKAELVAWEQEERERALLEHREKSTPEKVLDVVRAAESLVSKSSSPVDMVVPPKSPGGTKDLKTTTIVMSKHTLAPQNTNSLSKERDGTSVDSPSPQSPVSTLTSSMNFDHTTAVQSLPSPKKKNSIPKRSITFADLPPSSRKEPINYPTSTNEYPSSLHDNRYISDPQITSYKKVYQNPIQTTQYSSRSKLPPTPLTAPPYMGDYGTSVTFDKRQNARSVGGSNQVELSPTPSPTPPLVKMSVSDKKKLFESAMEEHLKPSPKPEKVFSFLSQDEVEKMKQEEEKKIATLTRDELKSWAQLDENEGLEDLEETLEDQDNRRPNVHARYLAVAD, from the exons ATATACCAGACATTCCTGAGAACATCAAGAATTTACGGGCACTTCAGGTGGCGGATTTCAGCAGTAATCCAATTCCAAG ACTTCCAGCAGGGTTCGTGCAATTAAGAAACTTAACTGTTTTGGGACTCAATGATATGTCCCTTACGAATCTACCGCCTGATTTCGGAAG CTTGGAGGCGTTGCAGTCATTGGAGTTGAGGGAAAATTTGCTCAAATCCTTGCCGGAATCGCTTTCCCAACTTTATAAATTGGAGCGGCTGGATCTTGGTGACAATGACATTGAAGTTTTA CCAGCACATATAGGAAAATTACCAGCATTACAAGAATTATGGCTAGATCATAATCAATTGCAACATTTACCACCGGAAATCGGAGAATTGAAAACGTTAGCATGCCTGGATGTATCTGAAAACCGTCTGGAAGATCTTCCGGAAGAAATAGGAGGGTTAGAATCTTTAACAGATTTGCATTTATCGCAAAATGTTATTGAAAAATTGCCAGATGGTCTTGGAGAATTACAGAAACTTACTATACTCAAAGTCGATCAAAATAGGCTTTCTACTCTAAATTCAAATATAGGCAG GTGTGAGAACTTACAAGAATTAATTCTTACGGAAAATTTTCTCCTCGAACTGCCTGTAACTATAGGAAAACTTCATAATCTAAACAATTTAAATGTAGATAGAAACAGTTTGCAGTCGCTTCCTACGGAAATCG gaaatttaaaacaaTTGGGTGTACTATCTTTAAGAGATAACAAACTGCAGTATCTTCCTATCGAAGTTGGACAATGTACAGCTCTTCATGTGTTGGATGTCTCAGGCAATag ATTACAGTACTTGCCATATTCCTTGATCAATTTGAACTTAAAGGCAGTATGGTTAAGTAAGAATCAAGCACAACCAATGCTTACTTTTCAGACAGACGTTGATGAGGAAACAGGGCAAGAAGtattaatttgttttcttttgcCACAATTGGAAATCCATCCAGATG ATTCAGGAAGAATTGGTATGCTTGGTGGTATGAGAAATGTTGTTCAAGATGGCGAAATACGTGAACTTGGTAGTAGCGATGATGAAGGCTGGCAAGAAAAAGAAGCGTCGCGAACGCATTCCGTGAAATTTACGGATGAACCTCCGGAAACTGATAAGGAG ACACCATTCGTACGACAAAATACCCCTCATCCAAAAGAATTAAAAGCAAAAGCTCATAAATTATTTAGTAAAGGAAAAAATGACAGCCGATCAGCATCTACAGATGAGCag GATGTTTCTCAAACATTTGGTTTGGATAAAACTGAGACTGATATTTCAACAAAGTCCAATGATTTGACTACCGAGACTATAGAGCAAGAATCGTTACAACCTGAATCTATAGAAAATGCACAAAAAGAAACCATACCTGGTATAGTGGCTGATAATGCAGATTTTCAGTCCAGCAATGAACCAGAAATAGTTTCTAATCAATATATTACAGAATCTAATGCT gaTGTGAGGACTGAAGGTTCAATATCTGAATCAAAGGATATAAATGACAAAGATgaggaagaatctgaaaatgaagaaacacaAAGACATGTCGAATTTTCTATCGTAGACGGTACTGATTATGATGGTAGTGGTGATTCAAATAGACCAAATAGACTCCATCGTAGAGATACTCCACATCacttgaaaaataaacgaatccACACAGCAATAGATAAAGAAAAGGTAGCTTCCATTATTGCACAG GCACTTACGAAGAAAAATGACGAAATCTCCACATCCACGTCAGCACCTGCAGAACCCACAGAAAATTTTGACGCTCAAAGTCAAG GTGCGATTTCTGATGCTGAGCCGACGATAGAAGTACGAGAGGAACAATACGAAATTCATATCGAAAGAACAACAGGTGGTCTTGGTTTATCAATAGCTGGTGGAATTGGTTCAACCCCTTTTAAGGGTGACGATGAAGGCATTTTTATTTCCAGAGTCACGGAAG GTGGACCTGCAGACTTAGCAGGTTTAAAAGTGGAAGATAAAGTATTGTCTGTAAATGGTGTTTCAGTAGTAAACGTAGGTCATTATGATGCTGTAGAAGTTTTGAAAGCTTGTGGACGTGTCCTTGTGTTAGTGGTTCAAAGAGAAGTTACGAGGATAGTGCCACCATATGAACAG GTATCGTCGAGAAAAGACTCAGCGTGCTCTAGTTTAAGTACCAGTAGAGCTCCAAGTGCGACGTCTCATGTTTCATCTACAGGTTTACCGCATAATTTAGAAAATGGTGATGCTTTACCTCATGATGCTATTaag tCTAAGAAAATTCCTGAACCTATATCATCAACAAAGGCGGGCAATGAACCAATGGTATCTGTTCTTGTTCACACGACATTAATACGGGACCAAAATGGACTTGGATTTAGTATTGCCGGTGGGGAGGGTTCTCCACCATTCAAAGACAATAGCGAT GCGATATATATTTCAAGAATAACCGATGGTGGTGTGGCACAAAAAGATGGTAAATTATTAGTTGGAGACAAAGTAATATCT ATTAATGGAGTTGAAATGAGAGGAGCCAAACATGAGCAAGCAGTTGCTTTATTAACAGGTTTGGAAAGATTCGTTCGATTAGTGGTCGAACGTGAAATTCCACTTTCGCAAGCAAATGTAGCCACAGTTGTAACACCTTCAGAAAAATCACCACGAGTGATCGGTGCACCTAGACCATATACAGGATTATATAACGCCAATAGTTATATAGCAAATAGACCGGGTTACACCGGATATCGACGTTCTATCGATGCTGATAGGACTCTATCGCCAAGTCCTACTTCGAAAACGCCTCCGCCTATGAAAATTGAAACTACTGAGCTACCGAAAATGAATGGTGTTACAGAATCAGGAAATATTAAGAACGTTTCTTCGATATCACCAAGTCCGACAAATAGCCAACCACATCCACAACCTGCCCCCAGGCATAGCATTTCGCAACCTACAATTACACCCACAACAACTACAAGCTCAACGCCCACATCTTCTACAGAACCTAGGTCAACCTCACCCCAGGAAGACATACAGGTACCGAAGCCTATCACCAACGAAGAATTTCAGGCCATGATACCTGCTCATTTCCTTCGTCCCCCTACTTCCTCACCATCACCAGATTCCCATCAAGGCCCTATCGTGACAGTGACAATAAAGCAGCCTGATAATCTACCTGGAGACGTCAATTTTCCTCCGGCTCCTACCACACTTGGTAAAGTTACTGAGACCATCACAAAGAGCACTCTCACCGAGACCGTCGTAACTAGGGTGACTGAAAATCAATTGGTACCACCAGTAATTATTGAG gaCGTAATTCTTGTAAAAGAAGGATCCCTAGGATTCAGTATTATTGGCGGTACAGATCATTCGTGTACTCCATTTGGTGCAAAAGAGCCtggaatttttatatctcaC GTTGTGCCTGGTGGTATAGCTGCAAAATCTGGTAAATTGAGAATGGGTGATAGGATACTAAAGGTAAATGGTACTGATGTAACAAAAGCCACTCATCAAGAGGCTGTGATGGAACTTTTGCGACCAGGCGATCAAATAGTGCTTACTGTCCAACATGATCCACTACCAGAAAATTATCAG CTGGTCGAAATAGAGTACATCCCTGTGACA GAATTAGTTATTACAAAAGAACCAGGCGAAAAATTGGGCATGCACATTAAAGGAGGACTTCGAGGACAAAAAGGAAATCCTCTTGATCATACAGATGAAGGGGTGTTTATATCCAAAATCAATTCAGGTGGTGCAGCTAAAAGAGATGGAAGACTGAAG gTTGGAATGAGACTACTAGAAGTCAATGGGACGTCGCTGTTAGGTGCGACTCATCAAGAAGCAGTAAATATATTACGGTGTTCAGGAAACACAATTACGTTAGTAGTTTGTAAAGGATATGATAAAAGTGAAATTGAACCAGTATTGCCATTATCCGATGGTAGAGATTCTAAAGAATCTAGGACATCCAAGGAATTGAAGGATCCTGCAACAGAGGGTACTAAATCATTATCGCAAAGTATATCTAGTTTGGATCGCGATGATGAAGAAGCAGCAACTCTCAGACAAGAGCAGGAAATGAAAGCTGAGCTTGTAGCATGGGAGCAAGAAGAAAGAGAACGTGCTTTGCTTGAACATAGAGAAAAATCTACCCCTGAAAAA GTATTAGATGTAGTAAGAGCAGCTGAATCATTAGTAAGCAAATCAAGTAGTCCGGTTGACATGGTTGTACCACCAAAGTCACCAGGTGGTACAAAAGATCTCAAAACAACCACTATTGTGATGAGCAAACACACTTTAGCACCTCAAAATACAAAT TCACTGAGCAAAGAGAGAGATGGAACTTCAGTGGACAGTCCATCGCCCCAATCTCCGGTCTCTACTCTTACTTCATCAATGAATTTTGATCACACTACTGCTGTCCAAAGCTTGCCCTctccaaagaaaaaaaattccatACCGAAACGTAGTATTACATTTGCTGATCTTCCTCCCAGTTCTAGAAAAGAACCAATTAATTATCCAACTTCAACAAATGAATATCCTTCATCTTTGCATGATAATAGATATATTTCTGATCCTCAAATTACTTCTTATAAGAAAGTCTATCAAAATCCTATCCAAACTACTCAGTACTCATCTCGTTCCAAACTTCCTCCTACACCTTTGACTGCTCCTCCATACATGGGAGATTATGGCACTTCAGTCACTTTTGATAAACGACAGAACGCACGCTCTGTTGGTGGGAGTAATCAGGTTGAG CTTTCACCAACACCATCACCAACACCACCTTTAGTGAAGATGTCAGTTagcgataaaaagaaattgtttgaAAGTGCCATGGAGGAACATTTGAAACCTTCCCCTAAGCCAG AAAAAGTATTCAGTTTTCTAAGTCAAGATGAAgttgaaaaaatgaaacaagaaGAAG AAAAAAAGATAGCTACTCTAACGCGGGATGAATTAAAATCATGGGCTCAACTCGATGAAAACGAAGGCTTGGAAGATTTAGAAGAAACATTAGAAGATCAGGATAACCGGCGACCTAA TGTGCATGCTCGTTACCTTGCAGTAGCCGACTGA